The genomic interval AAGATACAACCGGCGAGCCGCTGGTGATCGAACGCAGCGAGCCGCAATTTGTCGCCGCAAGCGAAGTGCCGATCGCGCCGCTGCCGAGCGTCGGCAATCTGTCGATGCTGACCGCGGACGACGAAGTGCGTCCGCTCGACGAAATGGAACGCGAGATCATCCGGTTCGCGATCTCGCATTATCGCGGCCAGATGTCCGAAGTGGCGCGGCGGCTGAAGATCGGCCGCTCGACGCTGTATCGCAAACTCGACGAGATCGAAGCCGAGCGCGCCGCGCAGGCCGAGGCGCGATAACGAGGACTACCCGCGCCCTGTAAGTTTTCGGGGCCTCAGGACCGAATGTGGCTGTCGCATGGCGGCCTGCGGATCGCTGATTCGCGGAACCTTTTGAACCGTGGCGCGATAGTGACAGACAACCAGGGCGGCCCGTGGCACAAGCCACTGACCGCCCTAGCCAACTGCAACTGGGGTCAGTTTGTCGTGAGTCTGCCCGGCCGATGCTGGCCGCTCGAACCGGGCCTGTGTATCCTCCGACTGAGACGTGAGATCGGCCGCGTGCCGATCCACGAGCGGGTGCCCTGACACTCGAGAACCAAACTGCAAGTCACGAACTGCCGGCCGGGCAGCTTTCCCAAGGGGTAGACGAATGCGAGATCACTCGACTGGACGCCGCGGTTTCGAAGGCGTGCTGATGGCCGTCGCGGCGACCTTCCTCACCGTGTCGGCGACCTCCGTCCTGGCGCAATCGCCGACGCGGTCGCCCGCGGATCTCGCGATCGATGCCGCCGTGCCGGTGCCAAGCCCGGTCGATCTGCCGCCGCCCTCGGTCGGTGACTTCAAGCCCGAAACCCCTGCCGCCAAACCCGACGCCACCGCCAAGCCCGACATTGCTGCCGCTCCGGCACCTGTCGAACCCGCCAAGGACATTGCCGCCACCCCGGCGCCGGCTGCGCCCGAGCCGAGCAAAGACACCGCGGCAACTGCGCCCGCAGCCGAGCCCAAGACGGAAGCTCCGGCGGCAACCGCCACCGCTCCTGCCGCCGTTCCCGCCGCGCCGGCGACCGATCAGGCAACGACCACCAAGCCGGCCGAACCGCAGAAGCCCGCCAGCACGGTTGCGTCGGCCGACCAGCCGGTGGCCGACCAGCTTCGCGATCTGATCGCCAAGAGCGCGTCGCGCTACTTCGATCGCAAGGCCGAGCGCAGCGCGGTCGAGAAGTTCTACGAGACCCGCGACTACGCGCCGGTGTGGACCAAGGCCGGCGCGCTGACCGCACAGGCCAAGGGGGTGATCGCGCGTCTGAAGGACGCCGCCGCCGACGGCCTCGATCCGGAGGACTATCCGGTGCCGAGCTTTAGCGCCGCGACCTCGCCCGAGGCGCTCGCCGAAGCCGAGCTGCGGCTCACCGAGAGCATGATGGACTATGCGCGTCAGGCGCAAAGCGGCCGGATGCACTGGTCGCAGGTGTCGGCCGACATCCAGTATCCGGAACACCCGATCGATCCGGCCCAGGTGCTGGCGAAGGTCACCACCGCGGCCGATGCGTCCACGGCGCTCGACAGTTACAACCCGCCGCACAAGCTGTATCGCGAGCTGAAGAAGAAGCTCGCCGAGCTGCGCGGCGAAGGCGACAAGCCGGTGATCAAGATCGCCGACGGCGAGACGCTGCGCTATCAGCCGGCCCGCAAGAAGCGCGCCGAAGTGAAGATGGACGATCCGCGCGTGCCGCAGCTGCGCGCCCGCCTCGGCGTCAGCGAAAACCCAGAGAGCACCACCTACGACGCGACGGTTGCGGCGGCGGTGCGGAAATTCCAGGACCACGCCGACCTCAAGGCGACCGGCGTGCTCGACGAGCGCACCGTGAAGGCGCTGAACACGCCGAAGCGCGACCGCACCATCGACACCATCATCGTCAACATGGAGCGCTGGCGCTGGCTGCCGCGCGATCTCGGCGCGCCGTCGCTCGGCGATGCCTATGTGATCCTCAACATTCCGGACTACACGCTGAAGGTGATGCAGCACGGCGCCGAAGTGTGGACGACTCGCGTCGTCACCGGCAAGCCGGGCAAGCACGCCACCCCGCTGCTGACGGAGACGATGAAGTACATCACCGTCAACCCGACCTGGAACGTGCCGCCGTCGATCATCTACAACGAGTATCTGCCGGCGTTGCAGCAGGATCCGACCGTGCTCGACCGCATGGGTCTGAAGCTCGAGCGTAATCGCGACGGCTCGATCCATATTTCGCAGCCGCCGGGCGAAGCCAACGCCCTCGGCCGCATCCGCTTCAACTTCCCGAACAAGTTCCTGGTGTATCAGCACGACACCCCTGACAAGAACCTGTTCGCCCGCGAAGAGCGCGCGTTCAGCCACGGCTGCATGCGGGTGCAGAACCCGGACGTGTATGCGTCGACGCTGCTGAACATCGCGATGCCGGAGAAGGACTACACCCCGGCCAAGGTCCGGGCGATGTACGGCCGCAGCGAGGTCGATCTGAAGTTCCCGACCCCGATCCCGGTCAACATCACCTATCAAACCGCGTTCGTTGACGACGCCGGCAAGCTGCAGCTCCGCAAGGACGTCTACGGCCGCGACGCGACGATGCTGGCGCTGCTCAAGAACGACAAGGGCAAGAACCTCGAAGCCGTGGTGGCCCACGCCCAGCCGAACTACACCCGCCCGACCCGGCTGCCCGACGGCGTCAGTGTCGCCGGCGACTACACCGGCTCGTCGGGAGCCTCGTCGAGCCCGTTCTCGTTCCTGGAGAACCTGTTCGGCGGCCCGCAGCCGCGTCAGCAGCAGCCGGCTCAGCGCAATCAGCGCCGGGTTTACGCCCGCTGATCAGTAACCGCGTCCCCCTTCGGACGCGAAAAGTAGTTGAATGTTATCAAGGGCTCGCCGCGAGGCGGGCCCTTGTTTGTTAACTCACATTAACCATCCTCCATCTAGATTGCGGCACCGGGCTCGATTTCGCCATAGTCAGAGGGTTAAGGTTGATGATCGACTTGGGGTCACGGACGCCGTTTCCGGATCGCTAACTTCGGTAACGGCACGTCGCCCTGCCACGCTGACTTGGGGTTCGCGGGCAGGGTTTGTTGGTCGACCATTGGTGGGGCTGTTTTCGTGCTGGCTGCACTTTCGCGCCGTCTCAAATCACTGTCGATGCCCAGGGCCGGTTACGGCGCCGTACT from Rhodopseudomonas palustris carries:
- a CDS encoding L,D-transpeptidase family protein; translation: MRDHSTGRRGFEGVLMAVAATFLTVSATSVLAQSPTRSPADLAIDAAVPVPSPVDLPPPSVGDFKPETPAAKPDATAKPDIAAAPAPVEPAKDIAATPAPAAPEPSKDTAATAPAAEPKTEAPAATATAPAAVPAAPATDQATTTKPAEPQKPASTVASADQPVADQLRDLIAKSASRYFDRKAERSAVEKFYETRDYAPVWTKAGALTAQAKGVIARLKDAAADGLDPEDYPVPSFSAATSPEALAEAELRLTESMMDYARQAQSGRMHWSQVSADIQYPEHPIDPAQVLAKVTTAADASTALDSYNPPHKLYRELKKKLAELRGEGDKPVIKIADGETLRYQPARKKRAEVKMDDPRVPQLRARLGVSENPESTTYDATVAAAVRKFQDHADLKATGVLDERTVKALNTPKRDRTIDTIIVNMERWRWLPRDLGAPSLGDAYVILNIPDYTLKVMQHGAEVWTTRVVTGKPGKHATPLLTETMKYITVNPTWNVPPSIIYNEYLPALQQDPTVLDRMGLKLERNRDGSIHISQPPGEANALGRIRFNFPNKFLVYQHDTPDKNLFAREERAFSHGCMRVQNPDVYASTLLNIAMPEKDYTPAKVRAMYGRSEVDLKFPTPIPVNITYQTAFVDDAGKLQLRKDVYGRDATMLALLKNDKGKNLEAVVAHAQPNYTRPTRLPDGVSVAGDYTGSSGASSSPFSFLENLFGGPQPRQQQPAQRNQRRVYAR